The following proteins are encoded in a genomic region of Aquella oligotrophica:
- a CDS encoding sulfite exporter TauE/SafE family protein, whose translation MEYFILVFFGVLTGMTASLFGFGGGFVIVPLIYHMVGNNPHAMQIAVATSTSIMIINSINAIYRHNRAGNILWSWVTPIAYFIGIGSIFGAALASHLGDKVVKYTFVAYISYVIYDCLTKKEFIQQKASSKTLSTQQKIWNGLGIGIIASALGVGGSVLTVPLMRKLGLSMKHAVALANPLSLPVAIIATIIYIILGEKTNINPDHMYLGFIYLPGVIILSICGFIGVPIGTHLAGKISDQLHAKIYIGLLFIAILSILV comes from the coding sequence ATGGAGTATTTTATATTAGTCTTTTTTGGAGTCCTCACCGGAATGACTGCTAGTTTGTTTGGTTTTGGTGGAGGGTTTGTAATCGTACCACTAATCTACCATATGGTTGGGAATAATCCACATGCTATGCAGATTGCAGTTGCCACATCAACTAGCATCATGATAATTAATTCAATAAATGCGATTTACCGTCATAATCGAGCAGGAAATATATTATGGTCGTGGGTAACACCGATAGCGTATTTTATTGGCATAGGAAGTATTTTTGGGGCAGCATTGGCAAGTCATCTGGGTGATAAAGTGGTTAAATATACTTTCGTGGCATATATAAGCTATGTGATTTATGACTGTCTAACAAAAAAGGAATTTATCCAGCAAAAAGCAAGCAGCAAAACTCTTTCTACTCAACAAAAAATCTGGAATGGATTGGGTATAGGCATTATTGCCAGTGCACTTGGAGTTGGAGGCAGTGTACTTACCGTTCCTTTAATGCGTAAATTGGGGCTAAGTATGAAGCATGCTGTTGCTTTAGCCAACCCATTAAGCTTACCAGTGGCAATAATTGCTACTATTATATATATTATCCTTGGTGAGAAGACAAATATTAACCCTGACCACATGTATCTTGGTTTTATTTATCTGCCAGGGGTAATCATTCTTTCGATTTGTGGCTTTATTGGAGTACCTATTGGTACGCATCTTGCAGGAAAGATAAGCGATCAATTACATGCAAAAATATATATTGGCTTACTATTTATAGCCATATTGAGCATTTTGGTTTAG
- a CDS encoding outer membrane beta-barrel protein, with protein MKKSYIISMIAASLWSIIPAANASAYLNVNAGVGTQQFLDQNATFATTLNAGYEFNPYFALDGGYAMLVGTQYNGNQGNNVFMNVAAKGILRPARDLNLYGRIGGGLGSMNWTNSTNNNNSCNNEISAVGLIGVGLGYSITQNLELHLEDNAYIPLGIGSQSSGVVNLLLGGIQINF; from the coding sequence ATGAAGAAGAGTTATATTATCAGTATGATAGCCGCCAGCTTGTGGTCAATAATACCCGCAGCTAACGCCAGTGCTTATTTGAATGTCAATGCGGGGGTCGGCACCCAGCAATTTTTGGATCAAAACGCCACATTTGCCACCACCCTAAATGCTGGCTACGAGTTTAACCCATACTTTGCTCTGGATGGTGGTTATGCGATGCTTGTAGGTACTCAATACAATGGCAATCAGGGCAATAATGTTTTTATGAATGTGGCAGCCAAGGGGATTTTGCGTCCAGCCCGAGATCTGAATCTTTATGGTCGAATTGGTGGAGGGCTTGGTAGTATGAATTGGACAAACAGTACAAATAACAATAATAGTTGCAACAATGAGATTAGTGCAGTTGGTCTAATCGGGGTTGGATTAGGTTATAGCATCACTCAAAACCTTGAACTACACTTGGAAGATAATGCTTATATACCACTTGGAATAGGTTCGCAATCCTCTGGAGTTGTTAATTTATTACTGGGTGGGATTCAAATAAATTTTTAG